From a region of the Neobacillus niacini genome:
- a CDS encoding DUF6037 family protein — MTQDNKKIELLFKSLPLLLKDMEEKSWIIDSFPFRYKEEQYIVILTRYRENESKPSNYAKAKVEFVRRNNTNNSIMGYIDFFKVRFYSVKDFCDFFGVERGNANRDLFEDFSQIFSNFIPKEKIIDKSEIENKLIGSRAEGNNPNAIYCYDVRRNGRNKDGSPNKRSIENSNKAQSLRRKLYERSYISRVGFSWCSNL; from the coding sequence ATGACTCAGGATAACAAAAAAATAGAATTGCTTTTCAAATCGTTGCCTCTTTTATTAAAGGATATGGAGGAAAAAAGTTGGATTATTGATTCATTTCCATTTAGATACAAAGAAGAACAGTATATTGTAATATTAACTCGATACAGAGAAAATGAGAGTAAACCAAGTAATTATGCTAAAGCTAAAGTAGAATTTGTACGAAGGAACAATACAAATAATTCAATTATGGGTTATATTGATTTCTTCAAAGTTCGTTTCTATAGTGTAAAAGATTTTTGTGACTTTTTTGGTGTAGAGAGAGGAAATGCGAATAGAGATTTATTCGAAGATTTTTCACAAATTTTTTCTAATTTTATTCCAAAAGAAAAAATTATAGATAAAAGTGAAATAGAAAACAAGTTAATTGGTAGTCGCGCAGAGGGAAATAATCCTAATGCAATATACTGCTATGATGTACGTCGAAATGGAAGGAATAAAGATGGTTCACCAAATAAACGTAGTATTGAGAATAGTAATAAAGCACAATCGCTACGTCGTAAACTATATGAACGATCATACATTTCACGTGTAGGGTTTTCCTGGTGCAGCAATTTGTAG
- a CDS encoding N-acetylglucosamine kinase, protein MINERMTEQIMSNRLIIGMDGGGTKTRVMVKERLEGEILFDQNFGMSNYNNIGVEGLRPVLREIYEALFSCFQELLQNAILVLGSAGVDRPKDVEIYLTALKESGFACQLEVVNDAEIALVGGNGDRKDALMIAGTGSIVVGIDSKGKIVRSGGWGGLISDECKSMTR, encoded by the coding sequence ATGATTAATGAAAGGATGACTGAACAGATAATGAGTAATAGATTGATTATAGGAATGGACGGCGGAGGAACGAAAACGAGAGTCATGGTCAAAGAACGACTAGAAGGAGAAATACTATTTGACCAAAATTTTGGGATGTCAAATTATAATAACATCGGAGTAGAAGGTCTTAGACCAGTATTACGCGAAATTTATGAAGCTTTATTCTCTTGTTTTCAAGAGCTACTGCAAAATGCGATTCTCGTATTAGGTTCTGCAGGTGTTGATAGACCGAAGGATGTTGAAATCTATCTGACTGCATTAAAAGAAAGCGGATTCGCTTGCCAACTAGAAGTAGTGAATGATGCAGAAATTGCCCTTGTTGGTGGCAATGGAGATCGAAAAGATGCTTTGATGATTGCTGGAACAGGTTCCATTGTTGTAGGAATTGACTCAAAAGGAAAAATCGTTCGCTCTGGTGGATGGGGTGGATTGATAAGTGATGAATGCAAGAGTATGACAAGGTGA